From the genome of Thermoplasmata archaeon, one region includes:
- a CDS encoding NADPH-dependent F420 reductase codes for MRAAVIGTGHVGTAIAKGLQRAKHEVRMGSRQPSETRAPRGIPVGPSRSTAEWAEAVILAVPYSAIQEAVRAMGPGALKGKTVVDVTNVISPSMDLAVGFTTSGGEELQKLVPEANVVKAFNTVFARHMSTGKLAGQPLTLHVAGDTPQAKEAVMRLGRDIGFEPVDAGPLKAARYLEPMGMHLISLGYGQKMGDGIGYRLVRE; via the coding sequence TTGCGGGCGGCTGTCATCGGCACGGGGCACGTGGGCACGGCGATCGCGAAGGGCCTCCAGAGGGCGAAACACGAGGTGCGCATGGGTTCGCGGCAGCCATCGGAGACCCGAGCGCCCCGGGGGATTCCCGTGGGTCCGAGCCGATCCACGGCGGAATGGGCGGAGGCGGTCATCCTCGCAGTCCCCTACTCCGCCATCCAGGAGGCGGTCCGTGCGATGGGTCCAGGAGCGCTGAAGGGCAAGACGGTCGTGGACGTGACGAACGTGATTTCGCCGTCCATGGACCTCGCGGTCGGGTTCACGACGTCCGGCGGGGAGGAACTCCAGAAGCTTGTGCCTGAGGCCAACGTCGTGAAGGCGTTCAACACTGTCTTCGCGCGCCACATGTCCACGGGGAAGCTCGCGGGCCAGCCCCTGACGCTCCACGTGGCCGGGGACACCCCGCAGGCGAAGGAGGCCGTGATGCGGCTCGGGCGCGACATCGGGTTCGAGCCCGTCGACGCTGGGCCGCTTAAGGCCGCCCGCTACCTGGAGCCCATGGGGATGCACCTGATCTCCCTCGGGTACGGGCAGAAGATGGGCGACGGGATCGGCTACCGCCTCGTCCGGGAATAG
- a CDS encoding PAS domain S-box protein, with product MVAKASPANESPPSGPLREVLIIDANEDHQTLSAIALGRRGFKVTAVASGTEGLRLALTHPFDAIVLDHRVRDLAAFEVLQGLVRRLPTTPKVFVVAAGTEDQAVKAMHAGATGYLVKTARYNEVLPVEVEDQIEKARTRARLLEQSRALEQGAAEREKAEEALRTFEERVGVMSEQAPFILWTTDTDLRFTSSVGSGLRSIGMTPDQARGTTVQEFAQSEDPNLPLIAAHCRALAGETARFEQEWQGRVFDVHLEPLRKRDGPILGVFGVALDITERVRSERVQSALYRISQLASAAENLQDVLRAIHGIVGELMPAGNFYIALHDPQTDTLSFPYFVDEAESPPGPQPAGRGLTEYVLRTGKPLLASPEIFQHLVDSGEVELIGPPSIDWLGVPLIVKDRVFGALVVQSYTEGVRYTEAERGLLQFVCSQIAMVVDRKRAEESLRESERALSKMLGELPGVAYRTRFDELWTNEFVSEGCFELLGYRPEDLLENRRVAGRDLIHPDDRAWVARETAVAVEEHRPYGIHYRIRTARGKEKWVWDQGHAIYAPDGNVVALEGLVTDVTEWKAVVDSLRTMGIFRALFDSAPDAILLVDRAGRILDANPMAEALLAKERGVLLGNPVEDFVRSDPPGSFLRHLDGLFQDRLPEDTWDATLRVAARPRRGVHLHARIVREAGADPVAELSLRDALPIVPSGGRASMGWAGPPRA from the coding sequence ATGGTCGCCAAAGCGAGCCCTGCGAACGAGAGCCCTCCTTCGGGCCCCCTCCGCGAAGTCCTGATCATCGACGCGAACGAGGACCACCAGACGCTGAGCGCGATTGCGCTCGGGCGCCGGGGCTTCAAGGTCACCGCGGTGGCCTCGGGCACGGAAGGCCTGCGCCTCGCCCTCACCCATCCGTTCGACGCGATCGTCCTGGACCACAGGGTGCGCGACCTCGCGGCCTTCGAGGTCCTCCAAGGGCTCGTCCGCAGGCTGCCGACGACGCCGAAGGTCTTCGTGGTGGCCGCGGGCACGGAAGACCAGGCCGTGAAGGCGATGCACGCGGGCGCCACGGGCTACCTCGTGAAGACCGCGCGGTACAACGAGGTCCTCCCCGTCGAGGTGGAGGACCAGATCGAGAAGGCGCGCACGAGGGCCCGGCTCCTGGAGCAGAGCCGCGCCCTGGAGCAGGGGGCGGCGGAGCGCGAGAAGGCCGAGGAAGCCCTCCGGACGTTCGAGGAACGCGTCGGTGTGATGAGCGAGCAGGCGCCGTTCATCCTGTGGACGACGGACACAGACCTCCGCTTCACGTCGTCCGTGGGCTCCGGGCTGCGGAGCATCGGGATGACGCCGGATCAAGCCCGGGGCACGACGGTCCAGGAGTTCGCGCAGAGCGAGGATCCCAACTTGCCCCTGATCGCCGCCCACTGCCGTGCCCTCGCGGGGGAGACCGCGCGCTTCGAGCAGGAGTGGCAGGGCCGGGTCTTCGACGTCCATCTCGAGCCGCTCCGGAAACGGGACGGCCCCATCCTGGGCGTCTTCGGGGTCGCCCTGGACATCACGGAGCGCGTGCGGTCCGAGCGGGTCCAGTCCGCCCTTTACCGGATCTCGCAGCTCGCCTCCGCCGCGGAGAACCTGCAGGACGTGCTCCGGGCCATCCACGGCATCGTGGGCGAGCTCATGCCCGCGGGAAACTTCTACATCGCCCTCCACGACCCCCAGACGGACACGCTCAGCTTCCCCTACTTCGTCGACGAGGCGGAGAGCCCGCCCGGCCCGCAGCCGGCGGGGCGCGGCCTCACGGAGTACGTCCTCCGCACGGGCAAGCCGCTCCTCGCCTCGCCCGAGATCTTCCAGCATCTCGTCGACTCCGGTGAAGTGGAGCTCATCGGACCGCCCTCGATCGACTGGCTCGGCGTCCCCCTGATCGTGAAGGACCGCGTGTTCGGCGCGCTCGTCGTCCAGAGCTACACGGAGGGCGTCCGGTACACGGAGGCCGAGAGGGGACTCCTGCAGTTCGTTTGCTCCCAGATCGCCATGGTCGTGGACCGAAAGCGCGCGGAGGAGAGCCTCCGGGAGAGCGAGCGCGCGCTGTCCAAGATGCTCGGCGAGCTCCCCGGCGTCGCCTACCGCACCCGGTTCGACGAGCTGTGGACGAACGAGTTTGTGAGCGAGGGCTGTTTCGAGCTGCTCGGATACCGGCCCGAGGACCTGCTCGAGAACCGTCGGGTCGCGGGTCGAGACCTGATCCACCCGGACGACCGCGCCTGGGTCGCCCGCGAGACCGCCGTGGCGGTCGAGGAGCACCGGCCGTACGGCATCCACTACCGCATCCGCACCGCGCGCGGCAAGGAGAAGTGGGTCTGGGACCAGGGCCATGCGATCTACGCGCCCGATGGCAACGTGGTCGCCCTCGAAGGCCTCGTGACCGACGTTACGGAGTGGAAAGCGGTCGTGGACAGCCTGCGCACCATGGGCATCTTCCGCGCCCTGTTCGACTCCGCCCCGGACGCGATCCTCCTCGTGGATCGGGCGGGGCGCATCCTCGACGCGAACCCGATGGCGGAGGCCCTCCTCGCGAAGGAGCGAGGCGTCCTCCTCGGAAACCCCGTGGAGGACTTCGTTCGGTCCGACCCCCCGGGCTCGTTCCTTCGCCACCTCGACGGGCTCTTCCAGGACCGGCTCCCGGAGGACACGTGGGACGCCACGTTGAGGGTCGCGGCACGCCCGCGACGCGGCGTCCACCTGCACGCTCGGATTGTCCGCGAGGCGGGCGCCGACCCGGTGGCCGAGCTCAGCCTCCGGGACGCGCTGCCAATCGTCCCCTCCGGCGGTCGTGCTTCGATGGGATGGGCGGGACCACCGAGAGCGTGA
- a CDS encoding VOC family protein, translated as MIDHLNAYALAVQDVRTCAEFYEKKIGLELKELQDDFAYLTFPDMAKPGVALVSQKGVGEELSEGQVRPGERMACRGYFAVFVDDADRLYKELKAKGVHFVKAPTTRPHGQRYAYFEDPEGNLWEISHFPKK; from the coding sequence GTGATCGACCACCTGAACGCCTACGCGCTTGCGGTTCAGGACGTCCGGACGTGCGCGGAGTTCTACGAGAAGAAGATCGGCTTGGAATTGAAAGAGCTCCAGGACGACTTCGCGTACCTTACGTTCCCAGATATGGCGAAGCCTGGCGTGGCGCTGGTCTCTCAGAAGGGGGTCGGCGAGGAACTCTCCGAGGGGCAGGTTCGCCCGGGCGAGAGGATGGCTTGCCGGGGCTACTTCGCCGTATTCGTCGACGATGCCGACCGCCTGTACAAGGAGCTGAAAGCGAAGGGGGTCCATTTCGTGAAGGCTCCCACCACACGCCCCCACGGGCAGCGGTACGCCTACTTCGAAGACCCGGAGGGTAACCTCTGGGAGATATCGCACTTTCCGAAGAAGTAG
- a CDS encoding P1 family peptidase, which yields MNSTLTALKGVRVGHAEDRHIRSGTTVVLLDPPAMAFADPRGGWPGSFDTAASDLGKTFIDRHALFLTGGDVYGYDASVGIRRYLLEERLARPRGGGKMPAIMGTNIYDLHLGPLGGRDYADLGYRACGAASSRPVPQGTVGAGTGATVGPFFEARGLKGTKGGIGSSASRIGAWTVGALVVTNCVGNVYDLAEQRTIAGTHRAGARGFLEMDDLLGEYLERSTTRFGTTIGVLGTDAPLDHEQLARLVELAHDGIALAIRPAHMSTDGDTLLGFCTGRRRTKRLDYRAFDVLHHVAVREVARAAVHAVRHATGLGGYEGLADSR from the coding sequence ATGAACTCCACACTGACCGCGCTGAAGGGCGTGCGCGTGGGCCACGCGGAGGACCGCCACATCCGCAGCGGCACCACGGTCGTCCTCCTCGACCCGCCCGCCATGGCCTTCGCGGATCCGCGGGGAGGATGGCCCGGCAGCTTCGACACGGCCGCCTCCGACCTGGGCAAGACGTTCATCGACCGCCACGCCCTGTTCCTCACGGGGGGCGACGTCTACGGCTACGACGCGTCCGTCGGCATCCGCCGCTACCTGCTGGAAGAGCGGCTCGCGAGACCGCGGGGCGGGGGCAAGATGCCCGCGATCATGGGGACCAACATCTACGACCTGCACTTGGGTCCGCTCGGCGGGCGGGACTACGCGGACCTGGGCTACCGGGCTTGCGGAGCCGCGAGCTCGAGGCCGGTCCCCCAGGGGACCGTGGGCGCGGGCACGGGCGCGACCGTGGGGCCTTTCTTCGAGGCGCGCGGGCTCAAGGGGACGAAGGGCGGCATCGGGAGCAGCGCATCACGGATCGGCGCGTGGACCGTGGGCGCCTTGGTGGTCACGAATTGCGTCGGGAACGTGTACGACTTGGCGGAGCAGCGTACGATCGCAGGGACCCATCGAGCCGGTGCGCGCGGGTTCCTGGAGATGGACGATCTCCTCGGGGAGTACTTGGAGCGGTCGACGACCCGGTTCGGAACAACGATCGGGGTTCTGGGGACCGACGCGCCTCTGGATCACGAACAGCTCGCGCGCCTGGTCGAACTCGCCCATGACGGGATTGCCCTCGCCATCCGCCCGGCCCACATGTCCACGGACGGGGACACGCTCCTGGGCTTCTGCACGGGCCGCCGGCGGACGAAACGGCTCGACTACCGCGCATTCGACGTCCTGCATCACGTCGCGGTGCGCGAGGTCGCAAGGGCCGCGGTCCACGCGGTGCGCCACGCGACCGGGCTCGGCGGGTACGAAGGACTCGCGGACTCCCGCTGA
- a CDS encoding saccharopine dehydrogenase NADP-binding domain-containing protein, which translates to MVLGAGAIGSVTATLLAKSPKVERLIIADRSLEAAKALAARLPASVAIADRIDASKVDTMAEAFKGNDMVLNLVLPRFNLKIMDACLKAGVHYMDAATDLALAKEKPGEIVPAPPEALQLAYDDAFRNAGLTALLGMGQDPGISNILARVGADRLDVVQEIEVRDGDAGSVEGYEFASLWSVDTLIEEVLMPALAFRDGKLLRLGSLEGEEVFEFPAPVGPLTVYNVDHEETNTLPLTIGKGLESMDFKIAIPEDLAHALKVFQKFGLHRGRPIEVEVKSTGEKVHVAPRDMLAALMPDPKTLSDKAKGPACLAVVVRGLKADEKAGWMLWMTLDHQECYRRYGFNATSYPVGAPMAMAAEMLARGEITRRGAFPLEVLDPEPFLKHFPEYGIVIQEKRLA; encoded by the coding sequence ATCGTACTCGGCGCCGGGGCGATTGGCTCCGTGACCGCCACGCTGCTCGCGAAGAGCCCGAAGGTCGAACGCCTCATCATCGCGGACCGCAGCCTCGAGGCCGCGAAGGCCCTCGCGGCGCGCCTGCCCGCGAGCGTCGCGATCGCGGACCGCATCGACGCCTCGAAGGTCGACACGATGGCGGAGGCATTCAAAGGCAACGACATGGTCCTCAACCTCGTCCTGCCGCGGTTTAACCTGAAGATCATGGACGCCTGCCTCAAGGCCGGCGTGCATTACATGGACGCCGCCACGGACCTCGCCCTCGCGAAGGAGAAGCCCGGCGAGATCGTCCCGGCGCCGCCGGAGGCGCTCCAGCTCGCGTACGACGACGCCTTCCGGAACGCCGGGCTCACGGCCCTCCTCGGGATGGGCCAGGACCCCGGGATCTCGAACATCCTCGCGCGGGTGGGCGCGGACCGCCTCGACGTCGTGCAGGAGATCGAGGTGCGGGACGGGGACGCGGGCTCCGTCGAGGGATACGAGTTCGCCTCCCTCTGGTCCGTCGACACCCTCATCGAGGAAGTCCTCATGCCCGCGCTCGCCTTCCGCGACGGGAAGCTCCTCCGACTCGGCTCGCTCGAAGGCGAGGAGGTCTTCGAGTTCCCCGCGCCCGTGGGGCCGCTCACCGTGTACAACGTGGACCACGAGGAGACGAACACCCTCCCGCTCACGATCGGGAAGGGCCTCGAGTCCATGGACTTCAAGATCGCGATCCCCGAGGACCTCGCGCACGCGCTCAAGGTCTTCCAGAAGTTCGGGCTGCACCGCGGACGTCCGATCGAGGTCGAGGTCAAGTCGACCGGCGAGAAGGTCCACGTCGCGCCCCGCGACATGCTCGCGGCCCTCATGCCCGATCCGAAGACCCTCTCCGACAAGGCGAAGGGGCCGGCGTGTCTCGCGGTCGTCGTCCGGGGGCTCAAGGCCGACGAGAAGGCGGGCTGGATGCTCTGGATGACCCTGGACCACCAGGAGTGCTACCGGAGGTACGGGTTCAACGCGACGAGCTACCCGGTCGGCGCGCCGATGGCCATGGCGGCCGAGATGCTGGCCCGGGGCGAGATCACGCGCCGCGGCGCGTTCCCCTTGGAGGTCTTGGATCCCGAGCCGTTCCTCAAGCACTTCCCGGAGTACGGGATCGTGATCCAGGAGAAGCGCCTCGCCTGA
- a CDS encoding SRPBCC domain-containing protein, which produces MPEGTVTFDVRVPVDRAWAFLSDMRKVGTCVPGVEAIEVIDDRRAKWTLKVKIGPLSQRIQVDTETIEQVPPSRARFRGVADNMEMLGTIELAPAGDATRIKYTMAATAKGPLARIIDNMMKSRLKQQSDEFAANVKKALEV; this is translated from the coding sequence ATGCCGGAAGGAACCGTCACGTTCGATGTCCGTGTGCCCGTGGACCGCGCTTGGGCGTTCCTGAGCGATATGCGCAAGGTCGGGACCTGCGTCCCCGGCGTAGAGGCGATTGAGGTGATCGACGACCGTCGAGCCAAGTGGACGCTCAAGGTGAAGATCGGGCCGCTTTCCCAGCGGATTCAAGTGGACACAGAGACCATCGAGCAGGTGCCACCGTCCCGCGCCCGGTTCCGCGGCGTGGCGGACAACATGGAGATGCTCGGGACGATTGAGCTCGCTCCGGCGGGGGACGCGACCCGTATCAAGTACACGATGGCTGCGACCGCGAAGGGCCCGCTTGCGCGGATCATCGACAACATGATGAAGTCGCGGCTCAAGCAGCAGTCCGACGAGTTTGCCGCGAACGTCAAGAAGGCGCTCGAAGTCTGA
- a CDS encoding crosslink repair DNA glycosylase YcaQ family protein, which yields MTATKLSPAEARRIAIRAQALDGSVRDVLDVVRRLGLLQLDPTNRVAPSHLLVLWSRLGPFDRTRLDRLLWRDRSLFEWRAYVLPSEDYPLVKPEMLRFPGDKGAWQRRVGDWLRDNESFRRYVLHEIRRRGPLLSRDLKDRATRPWPSGGWTAGRNVTQMLHFLSTRGEVMVSRREGGQRVWDLPERVLPVSVLNAAPASEDTVARRRLRALGLVRPSSMYRDVGERVRVLGVDGEWIADKGSLDRVGEPLPSRMTLLSPFDRLIYDRERTEDLFRFRYRIEIYVPKAKRAYGFYALPILAGERIVGRVDSALDRGNRILRVHAVHSEPGARFSRSALRETLLSLAEFLGATRIQGL from the coding sequence GTGACGGCCACGAAACTGAGTCCTGCCGAGGCGAGGCGCATTGCGATTCGTGCGCAAGCGCTCGATGGCAGCGTACGGGACGTCCTTGACGTCGTCCGTCGGCTCGGCCTCCTGCAGCTCGACCCGACGAACCGCGTCGCACCGAGCCATCTCCTGGTCCTGTGGAGCCGGCTCGGCCCGTTCGACCGCACAAGACTCGACCGCCTGCTGTGGCGGGACCGATCGCTCTTCGAGTGGCGGGCCTATGTCCTCCCTTCCGAGGACTACCCGCTCGTGAAGCCAGAGATGCTCCGCTTCCCCGGAGACAAGGGAGCGTGGCAGCGACGAGTGGGGGATTGGCTCCGGGACAACGAGTCGTTTCGCCGATACGTGCTCCACGAGATTCGGAGACGGGGTCCCCTGCTTAGCCGCGACCTGAAGGACCGGGCCACACGGCCATGGCCTTCCGGGGGATGGACGGCGGGGCGCAACGTGACCCAGATGCTCCACTTCCTGAGCACCCGAGGCGAGGTCATGGTGAGCCGACGGGAAGGAGGCCAGCGGGTTTGGGACCTGCCCGAGCGCGTCCTGCCCGTGTCCGTGCTCAACGCGGCTCCCGCCTCCGAAGACACCGTGGCCCGCCGGCGGCTCCGCGCCCTTGGTCTCGTGAGGCCATCGTCCATGTACCGCGACGTCGGGGAGAGGGTGCGCGTTCTCGGAGTCGACGGCGAATGGATTGCGGACAAGGGCTCGCTCGACCGTGTCGGCGAGCCGCTCCCGTCACGGATGACCCTTCTGTCCCCGTTCGACCGGCTCATCTACGACCGCGAGCGGACGGAGGACCTCTTCCGGTTCCGGTACCGGATCGAGATCTACGTGCCCAAGGCGAAGCGGGCCTACGGGTTCTACGCTCTGCCAATCCTCGCGGGAGAGCGGATCGTCGGGAGGGTCGACTCCGCCCTCGACCGCGGGAACCGGATTCTGCGGGTCCACGCAGTCCACTCGGAGCCGGGCGCGCGGTTCTCGCGATCTGCGCTGCGGGAGACCCTCCTGAGTCTCGCCGAGTTCCTCGGGGCCACCCGCATCCAGGGTCTGTAG
- a CDS encoding DUF1801 domain-containing protein, whose product MPTRSPDVDAIIDATPDERGIILAQLRDAIHAADPEIVEAVKWRKPSSPLGAAVFEHDGIICILIPLRGRVRVSFAAGASLPDPKKLFNAQLNGMSRAIDFPVGGRIDVAGLEALVRAGVKQRIGVKRNAAEAAKAAARKNAVR is encoded by the coding sequence ATGCCCACTCGTAGCCCCGATGTTGACGCGATCATCGATGCAACGCCGGACGAGCGCGGCATCATCCTCGCGCAACTGCGGGATGCCATCCACGCCGCCGACCCCGAGATCGTCGAGGCCGTCAAGTGGCGGAAGCCGAGCAGTCCGCTAGGCGCGGCCGTCTTCGAGCATGACGGCATCATCTGCATCCTCATCCCACTCAGGGGGCGCGTTCGCGTCAGCTTCGCTGCGGGCGCGAGCCTCCCCGACCCCAAGAAGCTCTTCAACGCGCAGCTCAACGGCATGTCGAGGGCCATCGATTTCCCGGTGGGCGGCAGGATCGACGTGGCCGGTCTCGAGGCTCTCGTTCGAGCCGGCGTCAAGCAGCGGATTGGCGTAAAGCGCAACGCCGCAGAGGCCGCGAAAGCGGCCGCGAGAAAGAACGCCGTCCGCTGA
- a CDS encoding VOC family protein has product MPAKQDEHASKLPKARFFSVAVVVSDRKKSVEWYTKNLGLDLVQDMGHWVTVGRKDGSGLIHLCQTSEIGMDERPEPGLTGIELNLPGDFRAACAALEANGVKFRKGPTEEDWGWWAGVLDPDGNELTLMPEGQ; this is encoded by the coding sequence ATGCCGGCCAAGCAGGACGAGCACGCGTCCAAACTGCCAAAGGCGAGATTCTTCAGCGTCGCGGTCGTCGTCTCGGATCGGAAGAAGTCGGTGGAGTGGTACACCAAGAACCTCGGCTTGGATCTGGTCCAAGACATGGGGCACTGGGTGACCGTCGGCCGCAAGGACGGGAGCGGACTCATCCATCTCTGCCAGACGTCCGAGATCGGGATGGACGAACGCCCGGAGCCAGGGCTCACGGGGATCGAGCTGAACCTTCCCGGCGACTTCCGGGCCGCCTGTGCGGCGCTCGAGGCAAACGGGGTGAAGTTCCGGAAGGGGCCTACCGAGGAGGATTGGGGCTGGTGGGCGGGGGTGCTGGACCCGGACGGCAATGAGCTCACGCTCATGCCGGAGGGCCAGTAA
- a CDS encoding saccharopine dehydrogenase NADP-binding domain-containing protein, whose product MKVAVLGIGGLGRILALELASDARVTDLVLADKRGDRSKALKSIGHGVSVRPIQVDVGEPGPLRDAIHGADLVINATLPDYNLPVMAACLDVGCSYIDPWGLSPVAPAERPGVLAQLDEDAAWKDRGLTAVVSMGSDPGLSNVMARAAADRLATLDEIRILKAAAGTGDFDGYPLYSRTVFLRDALSPPTIWDGKQIAPQPFVSGEEDYEFPAPVGKRHLYQFYHEEVLTLPYRLGRPVGRVVYKHDINPELVRAIAALDSLGLLREDRRILLGKGAMTFRDAFLATFPEPSALIGPIPGTMAIVSEVIGSRKDGSRARVRASFLLDHREANRRRGATAERYVTSAAVASAAALLIGKKMPRTGVLAAEELPLGALLPELEARGVAFRIEETAP is encoded by the coding sequence GTGAAGGTCGCCGTCCTCGGGATCGGAGGCCTCGGGCGGATTCTCGCCCTCGAGCTTGCGTCGGATGCCCGCGTCACGGATCTCGTCCTGGCGGACAAACGGGGCGACCGGTCCAAGGCCCTGAAGTCCATCGGGCACGGCGTGAGCGTGCGGCCCATTCAGGTGGACGTCGGGGAGCCGGGTCCCCTCCGGGACGCGATCCACGGCGCCGACCTGGTGATCAACGCCACCCTCCCGGACTACAACCTGCCCGTCATGGCGGCCTGCCTCGACGTGGGCTGCTCCTACATCGACCCCTGGGGACTGAGTCCCGTGGCCCCCGCCGAGCGACCCGGCGTGCTCGCTCAGCTCGACGAGGACGCCGCGTGGAAGGACCGCGGGCTGACCGCCGTGGTCTCCATGGGGTCCGACCCGGGGCTCTCCAACGTCATGGCACGCGCCGCGGCAGACCGGCTCGCGACGCTGGACGAGATCCGCATCCTGAAGGCGGCCGCGGGCACGGGCGACTTCGACGGGTACCCGCTCTACTCCCGGACCGTCTTCCTCCGTGACGCCCTCTCGCCGCCCACGATCTGGGACGGGAAGCAGATCGCGCCGCAGCCGTTCGTGAGCGGGGAGGAGGACTACGAGTTCCCGGCGCCCGTCGGCAAGCGGCACCTGTACCAGTTCTACCACGAGGAGGTGCTCACGCTGCCGTACCGCCTCGGCCGTCCGGTCGGGAGGGTCGTGTACAAGCACGACATCAACCCCGAGCTCGTCCGCGCGATCGCTGCGTTGGATTCCCTCGGCCTGCTCCGCGAGGACCGACGGATTCTCCTGGGGAAGGGGGCGATGACGTTCCGGGACGCGTTCCTCGCGACATTCCCCGAACCCTCGGCCCTGATCGGCCCGATTCCCGGCACGATGGCCATCGTCTCCGAGGTGATCGGCTCCAGGAAGGACGGTTCCCGGGCCCGAGTGCGGGCCTCGTTCCTCCTCGACCATCGGGAGGCGAACCGTCGGCGCGGGGCCACCGCGGAGCGCTACGTGACCTCCGCGGCCGTGGCGTCCGCGGCCGCTCTGCTCATCGGGAAGAAGATGCCGCGCACAGGGGTCCTCGCCGCCGAGGAGCTTCCGCTGGGCGCTCTTCTCCCCGAGCTCGAAGCCCGCGGCGTTGCCTTCCGGATCGAGGAGACCGCCCCGTAG
- the moaA gene encoding GTP 3',8-cyclase MoaA: protein MLSDAFGREVTDIRISVTKRCNFGCIYCHDEGLGPVLRPRMPHDEEMTADEVERIVRVAREFDIRSVKFTGGEPLVRLDMEEIVDRTVRQIDDVSMTTNGSMLAKRAEALRDAGLKRVNVSVDSLDPQAFQDIRKGSLQPVLQGIQEALRVGLKPVKLNMVVFKQTLPYIPAMIDYIGHGEGLKLQLIQFMPELVDHNDWMVDIDGVKKWLESRADEVLVREMHHRHIYLFNGAEVEVVDPVYNAEFCMNCHRIRVTHKGELKGCLNRNDDLIPTRGIDLDGLRDAFRRVVANRVPYYGAYVKEFPRRHPETASAVDFPPAA from the coding sequence ATGCTCTCCGACGCCTTCGGGCGCGAGGTCACGGACATCCGGATCAGCGTGACCAAGCGGTGCAACTTCGGCTGCATCTATTGCCACGACGAGGGCCTCGGTCCCGTGCTCCGGCCCCGGATGCCCCACGACGAGGAGATGACCGCGGACGAGGTGGAGCGGATCGTCCGCGTCGCGCGCGAGTTCGACATCCGGTCGGTGAAGTTCACGGGCGGCGAACCCCTGGTCCGGCTGGACATGGAGGAGATCGTGGACCGGACCGTGCGGCAAATCGACGACGTTTCCATGACGACGAACGGCTCCATGCTCGCGAAGCGGGCCGAAGCGCTGCGCGACGCAGGCCTCAAGCGGGTCAACGTGTCCGTGGACTCCCTCGATCCGCAGGCGTTCCAGGATATCCGCAAGGGGAGCCTCCAACCCGTTCTCCAGGGAATCCAGGAGGCGCTGCGCGTCGGCCTGAAGCCTGTGAAGCTGAACATGGTCGTGTTCAAGCAGACCCTCCCCTACATCCCCGCGATGATCGACTACATCGGCCACGGCGAGGGGCTCAAGCTCCAGCTCATCCAGTTCATGCCCGAGCTCGTGGACCACAACGACTGGATGGTGGATATCGACGGCGTGAAGAAATGGCTGGAGTCCCGCGCGGACGAGGTCCTCGTCCGGGAGATGCACCACCGCCACATCTACCTCTTCAACGGCGCGGAGGTCGAAGTCGTCGACCCCGTGTACAACGCGGAGTTCTGCATGAACTGCCACAGGATCCGCGTGACGCACAAGGGCGAACTGAAGGGTTGCCTGAACCGGAACGACGACCTCATCCCCACACGAGGCATCGACCTGGATGGGCTGCGGGACGCCTTCCGCCGCGTGGTCGCCAACCGCGTGCCGTACTACGGCGCGTACGTCAAGGAGTTCCCGCGGCGCCATCCGGAGACTGCGTCGGCCGTCGACTTCCCGCCCGCGGCATGA
- a CDS encoding YdeI/OmpD-associated family protein, with product MRGEAHRPWTKRAWVFLDFPVKASRQLGTQGRVAVRGTMNGHPFSISAFPTGDGPHQIAVNKELQAGAQAKPGDRVHVVLEVETGPRQVTVPADLKRALAGVRKARANFEALSYGHKKAYTDWITEAKRPETRKHRIAEALTRLSKGKGHFY from the coding sequence ATTCGAGGCGAGGCTCATCGCCCGTGGACCAAGCGGGCCTGGGTGTTCCTCGACTTCCCCGTGAAGGCGAGTCGGCAACTCGGCACCCAAGGCCGTGTCGCCGTGCGGGGGACGATGAACGGGCATCCGTTCTCGATCTCGGCGTTCCCCACCGGGGACGGACCGCACCAGATTGCAGTGAACAAGGAGCTCCAAGCTGGCGCCCAAGCGAAACCCGGGGACCGCGTCCACGTGGTCCTCGAGGTGGAGACGGGGCCACGCCAGGTGACGGTGCCCGCGGACCTCAAGCGCGCCCTTGCGGGCGTCCGAAAAGCCAGGGCCAATTTCGAGGCGCTCTCGTACGGCCACAAGAAGGCGTACACGGATTGGATCACGGAGGCGAAGAGGCCCGAGACCCGCAAGCACCGGATCGCGGAGGCGCTCACGCGGCTTTCGAAAGGCAAGGGCCACTTCTACTGA